The bacterium genomic interval CCGAATGAAATAAAGATAAAATATCTTGTAAAGAATGGCAAACTTAATGCTTCGCAGGAATTCAGCAAGAACTCAATAATTTATAACTGGTCTCAAAAAGACATTGCGAAAATACTGCCGGAACCGCTTATGCCAGATTTATCGCAGGTAGCCACAACGCTTATAATTTCCAATATCCCCACGTGGGAGAAAGTTTCGAAGTGGTATTATGATTTATCGGTTCCATCGCTCGGTTTAAACGACGAAATAAAGTCAAAAGTAAAAGAACTTACGGACACGTTAAAAACTCAGGACTTGAAAATACACGCATTATTTGATTTTGTTTCAACGAAAATCCGTTATTTACGTACTGAAGCAGTGAGTATGGATAAAGGGTTTGAGCCTGCTTTAGCGACTCTTACGTTTGAAAGGAAATGGGGAGTGTGCAGGGACAAAGCAGCTTTACTGGTAGCGATGTTAAAAGAGATTGGAGTTGAATCGAACATTGTTCTTTTGAATGTAAGTTACCGTACGGCAAAAGAAATCCCGACATATTTATTTGAGCATGCAATCGTAGCAATACCGAAAGACGGGAAGTATTATTATTTAGACCCGACGGTAGAATACACGATGGATTATTTCCCGGTAATGGAGCAGAACAGGGAAGTATTGGTATGCGATTCCATTGGGAAAGACCTTGGATTCGCACCTTATGAGAATTTAGAAAACAATAAAATGATTACGGACTTAAAAGGAACACTTGATAAAAACGGGGCTCTTAAAGCGCAACTAACAATGTCTGCAAAAGGTTTTATGGATATGGCATTAAGAGGATTGCGTTTCATACCAAAAGAGCAGGTAAAACAGGTATTTGAACAGATGATAAAAGCATATTCTACGCAGGCGCAGTTGGATAGTTTTGACATATCGGAAGCCGAAGATTTATCCGCTCCGATTAAAATAAAATTACTTTATAGCATCCCGGAATATGCTTTGAAGAAAGGGAATGAGTTATATATTGTAAATGCCGGAGCTGCGACTTCCATTGGGGGAGATTTATCGGGAATGGGTTCTCCGTGGGGGCTTGAGCAAAGGAAACACCCGATAGATTTTCGTGTTCCGATAATGGGAAACGGGACACAGACGCTAAGCATTCCGCAAGGCTATAAGGTAAAGAAACCGCGAAAGGGATTTAGTTTTGAAAGCAAATATTTAAGAATAAATTTCACTGAAAAAGTAAGCGGTGGAAAGTTAATAAGCACATCAGAGTTTTGTATATTAGAGCCTTTTATTCCAGTAGAAAAGTATAAGGAGTTGAAGCAGGTTATGACAGATGTGGAGCAGTACGGGAAGCAGGAGATAGTTTTGATAAAGAAGTAAGACAAAAAAAGGGCTAAAGCCCCAGAAACCCTCAGCTAAAGCTGGGTAGAAAAAAAAGAGAAGGAGGGAAAATGGCAGGGATGCAATTTAAGATGGGATTGCTGGTAATTATTTTATTCAGTATTGTTTTTGGGATTGTCTCCTTAGTTGCATACACGATGGGAATAACTTCTTTTTATTTTTATCTTATGATATCCGTTATATTTATGTTAATTCAATACCTCATAAGCCCGAAGCTTGTAGAATGGGGGATGCGAGTAAAATATGTAACTCCGCAAGAGGCGCCGGACTTGCATAGTATGATAACCGAGCTTTCCGCGAGAGCAGGAATTCCAAAGCCGAGAGTCGGCATAGCCCAGATAGCGCTACCAAATGCTTTTGCATTCGGAAGATGGACGAGTGACGGCAGAGTATGTGTTACACAGGGAATAATGAATTTGCTCAGCAAGGACGAACTTCGCGCAGTTCTTGCGCATGAGATATCGCATCTTAAGAACAGGGATGTTTTGACAATTACATTATTATCAGTCATTCCGATAATACTATATCGCATAGCGTGGCATACAATGTTTTTTGGCGGTGGAAGACGAAGCGAGAACAATAACGGAGGAGCGATTGCGCTTGTCGGGTTTATATCGTTTTTGTTTTATTTAATTACTAACCTGCTTGTGCTTTATGCTTCAAGGATTCGCGAATATTTTGCGGATTACGGTTCGGTCAAGCTTGGAAATCGTCCAAGCGCTTTAGCTTCTGCTTTATATAAATTAGTGTATGGGAGTGCGCGCACTTCAAAAGAAGGGATCAAAGAAGTAGAGGGATTGAAGGCGTTTTTCGCAAATGACCCATCGCGCGCGTTTGAAGAGTTTAACGAACTCAAGCAATTGGATTTGGATAAAAGCGGAACTATTGATGAGAGCGAAATGGAAAAACTGAGAAGGGGGAGTATAAAGATAGGTTTTGGGGCAAAAACGATGGAAGTTTTCAGCACGCATCCAAATATGCTGAAGCGGATACAGAAACTGGCGACGTATGAAAGGATAAATTAAAAATCAAATATCAAAAATAAAAAATACAAATGAAAAGATTACAGATTGAAACCACGATATTCCACCCTCCAAACGAACGGCGGGCAGGCACGATTAGCACAAGAAAAGAAAAACAGTGGATTCCCGACACCACCAAGGCGAGATTTACGACTTTCGCCATGCCTACGGCAGGCAGGCAGGGAATGACAAACGGGGGTAAAAGAGGGATAAATTCCGGGGAACCCTCAACTAAAGTTGGGTAGAAGAATGAAAAATAAAGGTTTGAAGGGAATAATTGTTGGAATTTTTCTTGCCGGCATATTATCAGCAGAGCAGACAAAAATTACGATTTCAAATAGTATCGGGGATCAGATATTGCCTACCGTTTGCAAAGGGAAATTATCATATTTAGTTTGTTGGGTGGATAATCGCGCGGGAACAAATATGGATAGAGTTTATGGACAAATAGTATCAGAATATGGGATGCTTGAGGGAACAGAGTTTTTAATAACTTTGACTTCCGGTATTTCCAAGCCTATTATTACTTTCAACCCAACAGATAACAAGTTTTTAGTAACTAGTTTTGAATGGAATAGAGGATTTTTTGTTTCGAACAATGGTTCAATATTGGACAGCACTGATATATGGATGTCAGAGGAGGGAATATATCCTGAAGCTATGTGTTTTGACGGGGACAAATATTTTGCGGCTTTCTACTGCACATACGGAGCAAATAAACATAAGCTTTTAGGAAAGTTTTTTTCAAAGGACGGTAAATCCACAGACGATACTTTAATTACGCTTGACGAAATAAACATTCCAAAGGATATAAGCATTGCTTTTAATAATAACCAATATTTAGTAGTATGGAGCGATGCTTTAGAAGAAAACTATGACATTCGAGCGCAATTGTTATCAAAACAAGGGAAACTACTATCTACCGATTTGTACATATCTTATGAAGAGTGGGATGAGTCTTCCCCGAAAGTAAGTTCTGACGGTACAAATTGGTTCGTGATATGGGAAGGAGACTGCCAGATAAAAGGGAGAATAGTTTCTCAAGCCGGGCAATTAGTGGATGATTCTGCGATCACTTTAATTGAGGATAAAGATTCTTATTTCCCATCCTTAAGTTTTAACGGGGATATGTATATTGTCAGCACGTCAACAATAAATGAATTTAACATTATAATGATTGCACAGTCAGGGAAAATTATCCGCAAGGAATCTTTTTCACAAAACGAACAGGTATACTGGACAGATATTTCTGCGGATAAATTTGGTTATCTTACAGTATTCGGCACAAAAAATACACAGGATTATGATTTATACGGAATGTTCGAAAATACCGGGGTTTATGAATTTCCAGACACGAATATTTTCAGAGTAATTTCCAATCCTTTTGTTGGGTTTTCAAGAGTAAGTGGTTATACGGGAGAATTACAAATTTACGACATTTTAGGCAGAAAAGTGGAAACCATAAACATAACAAATGAATGGACTACTTTTGGGAACAACTTACAAAAAGGAATTTATTTTGCAAAGCCCAGAGATAATTGCGGGATAAAGCCATTTAAGATAGTGAAGATGAGGTAAAAACAGGAGAAAGTAGATAGTAGGCAGTAAGTAGGAGAAAAACCAAAAAATAAAAAAATGAGAAATATAGCAAAATAATCGGGAGGGGAAATGTTAGATGACAAATTATTAGAAATACTTGCTTGTCCTAAATGCAAGGGTGATTTAGAGTATGACAAAAAAAACAATAAACTTTTATGTCATAAATGCAAATTAGGATATAGGGTTGAAGATGATATTCCCATAATGTTGATAGATGAGGCGGAGAAATTAATAGATAGCAAGTAGTATCGAGTAGATAGGGAAAAAAGAGTTAAGCACGTTGAGTAAGCTGGGCAAGTTAAGTAAGGCGAAAAGAGGAAATAGCAAACTAGCAATCTGCCTATCGTAAGCGGGCAAAAAGTCTAATTCGCATAAAGCGAATAAAAACATCTAAAAAACTAAAATATAGTATTTATATAAATTAAAGTTTTTTTTGTTGCAAAGTAAATAAGTAGGTATATAGATATAAGTTGAATGTGGAATTTAATAACAACGCATAAATCGTACAAAAGAACAAGGAGATAAAATGTGGTTATTTCTATTAATATTAACAGGAAACTTGACGACAACAAACCCTGTCCCGACAAAAACAACTCCGCAAGCCAAACAAAGTCAAGGAATTGTACCGCAGCAGAACCAGACAACAGCCAAAGACAAGGATAAAAAGATACAAGGAAATGTGGGGCCCGTAAATGGGACAACAATCTCAAAAAAAACTCAAGAGGATGTAAGTAATTCACCGCGGACAATTGAAGTATTAAATTCGTCTAAAAGCGGAATAGATTTTATATACAACACCGGAGAGATATATGAGACTTCGCCTTACATACTAAACGCGGACGTTCAACCTGAAGCAGGGAAGCCTGCGTTGCCTGTAACATACGTAACCATAGGTATTCCTATTGGTGCTAAAGTAGAAATCCAATTTGAAGAATTAAAGGGAGAGGAAACAAGGAACAAAGAAGTTCCTCCTCTGCAGGATTTCACATCAAAAGAAAAAGACAAGACGCTTTATGCACAGGACATATTCTGGCCATCAAAAGTAGTAGAAATAGCAGAAAGGAACATTTACAGAGGGCAGGAAATAATAAAACTAAGAATAAATCCAATCAGATACAACCCAGTTAGAAAAACCATGGCAATAAACAAGAGTTTAAAAGTGCATCTAAAATTTTCCGGAGGCAGCGGAACTTACAGGCAAGACAAGATATTTGAAAATACATTTAAAGCCGTATTGCTTAACTACGAACAGGCAAAGAACTGGAGATTATCGTCCCCTTTAAAATCTTCCCGTAAATACTCTACCGGTTCGTGGTACAAGATAGAGGTTTCAGCGGAAGGCATATACAAAATAGACAGGAATCAGCTTAATTCCGTTGGCATTGGCAGAATTGATCCGACTACTATAAAAATTTATAATGGTGGCAGTAAAATGGTTACAAATTTTGGGGACAGTTTGATTGAAATTCCGATATCCATATTACCTGATACAAGTATTCTATTTTATGCTACTGTATTAGCAGGTTACGGGAAAAACGAATCGGAATACTTCAATCCATTTACAAATACAAACATATATTGGTTGACTTACGGAGAATCGCAAGGAAAAAGAGACAGTTTAGAAAGCAGTGGGAGTGGAACAGCAGCGTCATATTTTGGAGACACCCTACATATTGAACAGGACAATGAATGTCCTGCAAAATGTGGATTATCTTGGGTTTGGGAAAGAATCGAAAGGGAACCCGGAACTCATAGTATCGCAAAAAATTATACGTTTAACGCAACGGGAGTTTACAGCACTTCCTGTAATATTACGGTTGCAGTTTACGGATGGTATACAGATATGAGTAGTGGAGCAAAAGAACGTTCAGATACTATGAGACACCGAATAAAAATTTATTTAAATAACACGGAAATAATGGATAAAAAATGGATAGGACCAAATGAATATCCACAAAAAACATTCGAAGGAGTTGCCTCATCTCTAAAAGAAGGACAAAACACATTAAAATTCGAGGTGGTCAAGGATGATTCGTCAACGGATAAAGATATTTTGTTCTTCGATTGGTTTGAAGTACGTTATTCTAAGAGTTACAGAGCCAGTAACGGAGAATTAAAGTTCCACGGTAAAGATAAATTCACAATTACAGATTTTCAAGAAAGTCCAATAATATTCAATATTTCTAATCCATTACATCCTGTTAAAGTTTATGGATCAAGCTTTGCAAATGGAACAGCAGAGTTTTACGGGACCGAAGGAAATTATTATGCAAGTTGCAGATACAAGTCTATTAGCAGCATAAAGACTGAAAGTCCTTATAATTTAAGAAATAAAACTGCAGTTGTAAAAAATATAATAATTTCACCTTCGGATTTTATGGAATATGCGATAAGACTTAAAGACTATAGAAACAATTACGGTATGGCAACGGAAGTAGTTGCTTTGAATGATATTTACAACAACTTTTCATGGGGATTATCCAGCTCTCCTTATGCAATAAAAAACTTTTTAACTTATGCATATGACAACTGGGGCGAACCAGGATATTGTTTACTGCTTGGTGCCGGAACGTTTGCATACAAGTCAGATGTTCCCAAAAACCGTATTCCTGCGAGAGAAGAAGGGTATAAAGTCGGAGAATACGGATATCCGCCTCAAAGCAATTACTGTTGGGACGATTGGTTTACTGACAGAGATTTTGCCATAGGAAGAATTACGGCAAAAAGTAAAGAAGAAGCCAGCAATGCCGTAGATAAACTTATTAAATATGAAACAAGTCAGGGCGTATGGCAGAACAGAGTATTGTTAATATCTGACGATGAATATCCTGACAGGGATATGTTCGTAGCGAATTTAGAGCGATGTGCAAATATGCTTCCAAAAGAATATGATGCATTTAAGGTTTATTCGATGAACTATCCGTTAGAAGGTACTGTTAAACCTAGGGCAGAAAACGATATCATAAGAAACATTGACAAAGGTATGTATATGACGCTTGCATCCGGTCATGGCAATCTTTACCTTTTTTGTCACGAGGTTCTTTTTTACAATCCCCGTGATATTGATGCACTAAATAACAGCGTAAAAAATCCTATCTGGCAATTCTGGTCATGTGGCGTGGGATGTTTTGATAGGATAGATGATGATTGTATGGCCGATTATTTGCAAAAGGTATACAACAAGGGCGCCATTGCTTCTGTAGCGTCAACCAGGACTACAGGTGGTTCTTCAGGTATGGATACTTTACTAATTAGTCTTTTACTTAAGCAGAAATTAAACACATTAGGACAGGGAATGTATGGGCGCAGTCTTGCAAAAGATTTACAAGTAAATGAGAATTTATTTGCAGATCCAGCAACAAGATTGCCTGAAAGGGTTATATCAGTGGAAATAGACTCTTTCTCAAATGTAATCAGAGGCGGTGAAAAATTGATTGTGAAAGGTAAAGCACCTGGAGCTAAATTTGCTTTTATTACCGTCAGGAGTTCCGAATATACTTATACATACAACTATAACAGCATTTCTTATGCTGGCATTACAGGTAGTACAAAATATAAGATGCGGGGAAGAATGCTAATGGGGCCTGACCAAAAACCTTTCCAGCTAATTGATGATATACTTTTCGAAGGTGTTACCGAAGTAAAAAATGGAGTATGGGAACAGGAATTTTTTATCCCGGAACTTGACTCTATTCAGGATACTTTAATTTGTGGGGATCAAGCTAAAATCAGTGTTTTTGCATGGAATGGCAATTTATGTGGCAATACATACAAAGACATATCTGCTAAATGGGGTAAAGGCAATATAAAAGACATAACAGGACCTAAAATTACAATGGCTGCAAATGGCAAAACAATTAAATTAGGAGAACCGGATACTTTCTTTACGGTACCCGGACAATTCACATTTTCAGCCACATTAGAAGATGAATCCGGAATAAATATATTTAACAGAATAACACCCCTTAATCTTGTCCTTGCGCTTAAAATAAAAAGCGGTAAATTATTAGATTTTAATGTGCAACTTGCAGATTATTTTCAATATGATGTTGGAAGTTGTACTCGTGGCAGAGTTTCATATCAACTGGATTTAACTGAAAAAATAGACACACTGGTGTTTCAGGCATCTGATAACTTAGGCAATACAAGTGTCACCACTGCTATATTAAGAATTGAACCTGCAAGCGAACTAACCCTTACAAAAGTTATGAACTTTCCAAATCCTGTGCGAGGAGAACATACGGAATTTCATTTCTTTTTATCAAAACAGTCAAGCGTAACTATAAAAATTTATACTGTTTCCGGCAGGTTTATTAAAACTATCGAATCCGCGGCTTTACTCCCGGGCTCAAACAAAATTTACTGGGACACAAGAGATAAACTCGGAAATAGAGTGGCTAATGGTATCTACATGTATAAAATCAATGCGGTATCAGAGGGGTCTACAAGAGAAGAAATATCTAAAGTTTATAAACTTATGATTCTCAGATAAGTTAAGAAATTAGGGGGATCTATGGATTTTGAATTAAATGCAGATCAAAAAATGTTACAGGAAATGATTCGTAAATTCGCTAAAGCAGAGATAGAACCTATGGCAGCAGAGATAGATAGAGAAGCTAAATTTCCAAAGGGAAATATAAAAAAGCTAGGAAAGTTAGGATTAATGGGAGTTGTAGTGCCTGAAATGTATGGCGGCGCAGGATTTGACTTTTTTTCTCTTGCTATTGTAGTAGAGGAACTTTCAAAGGTTTGTCCTTCCACCGGTGTTATTGTTGCCGTTCATAATGCTCTCATTTGCTATTCTATTTATAATTTTGGAACAGAAGAACAGAAGAAAAAATGGTTACCTTCCCTTTGTAAAGGAGACAAGATAGGTGCCATAGGAATTACTGAACCCAACGCAGGATCAGATGTGGCAGGAATGGAATCAACAGCTGTATTAGATGGAGATAATTATATACTTAACGGGACAAAAAGATTTATTACTAACGCAGGAGAAGCCAGTATTTTCATTATTTTTGCCTACACCAACAAAGAATTAAAACATAAAGGGATAAGTGCTTTTGTAGTAGAACGAGACACCCCCGGATTTACGATAGGAAAACATGAGGATTTAATGGGAATGCGAGGAACTTCTAATTCCGAATTAATGTTTGAGAACGTAAAAATACCAAAAACCAACATTCTTGGCAAAGAAGGAGATGGATTCAAGATTTGTATGCACTTGCTTGATGTATCAAGAATTGACATTGGCGCACAAGCATTAGGCGTTGCAGAAGGGGCTTTTGATACAGCCATAAAATATGCCAAAGAAAGAAAAGTATTTGAGAAACCAATCGCTGAATTCCAGCTAATTCAGGCAATGATTACAGAAATGGCAACACAAATAGAAGCAGCAAGATGGCTTGTTTATTATGCAGCTTATTGTAAAGATAGCGGTATACCTAAATTTTCGCGTTATTCCGCGATGGCAAAATTTTTTGCTTCAGAAACAGCTGTTAATGTATCCAGAAAAGCATTACAAATCCATGGGGGGTATGGATATACAAAAGACTACCCAATTGAACGTTTTTACAGAGATGCTAAGATTTTAGAGATATATGAAGGGACTTCTGAAATACAAAAACTCGTTATTGCAAGAGATATTTTGAAGTAAAGGAGGTGCAATGAAAGAACCAAGAGCTACTATTACTAATATCATTGGTGTTGGAACAATCGTCAACGGAAGACTTAAAGTAGAAGGAAGTATAAGAGTTGATGGAACTGTAGAGGGAAACCTTGATGTTACGGAAGCAATAATTATTGGCAAAACAGGCAAAGTAAGGGGAGATATTCATGCAAAAGAATTTATGCTTGCCGGTAGTATAGATGGAAATATATTCATAGGTGGAAGGGCAGAATTTGGGACAGGTTCAAGACTTAAAGGTGACATAAAATGCAAACAACTTATTATAGAAGAGGGAGTTATGTTTGATGGTAATTGTTCCATGAGCGATAGGGAAATGCAAGCCAAACCTCAATTTTTTAAAGGACAAAGGGAAAGATCAACAGCAGGTGCTATCGATTTAGATTAAAATATGACACAGATTAATTATGCACTTAAGGGGAAAATCACTCCAGAAATAATGGCTGTTGCAAGACAGGAAGGGTTATCTCCTGAAACTATAGCTAAAGGGGTAGCAAACGGTGAAATTGTTATTACTTGCAACTCAAAATACAGTTTAAAACATCCTTGTGGAATTGGCAAAGGGCTGAGAACTAAGATAAATGCAAACATTGGTTCTTCCACAGACTGCTGTGATATTAAATTGGAGAAAAAGAAAGCTCAAGTAGCAAGAGAAGCAGGAGCAGATACGATTATGGATTTATCCACAGGCGGAGATTTAAGAAAATTTAGAAAAATTATTCAGGAGGCTTTTGCCGGACCAATTGGAACAGTCCCCATATACCAGGTAGCCACAGAAACAGTTAAATCCAAAGGGGGAATTGTTTTTATGACTTCTGATGATATTTTCAAAGTCATAGAAGAACAGGCTAAAGATGGAGTAGATTTTATAACCGTACACTGCGGAGTTACAAGAGAAGTATTTGACAGGCTATGTGCTCAAACAAGAATTATGGATATCGTTTCAAGAGGAGCAGCGTTTTTAATCACATGGATGTTAGCAAATAAAAAAGAAAATCCTTTATATGAGCATTTTGACCGTTTACTTGATATTGCATATAAATACGATGTTATTTTATCTCTTGGTGATGGATTCAGACCCGGAGCAATTGGTGATGCAACAGACAGAGCTCAAATTCAAGAACTTCTTATTCTTGGAGAGCTTAAAGAAAGAGCAAATAAAAGAGGAGTACAGGTAATGATAGAGGGGCCCGGACATGTTCCTCTGAATGAAGTAGCAATGAACATACAATTGGAGAAAAAAATATGTCAGGGTGCACCGTTTTATGTTTTAGGGCCAATAGTTACAGACATTGCCCCCGGGTATGATGAAATAACAAGCGCCATAGGTGGAGCAATCGCAGCTTCCGCGGGAGCAGATTTTTTATGCTATGTTACTCCTGCAGAACACGGCGGATTACCCAATATAGAGGAAGTCAGAAGAGGAATAATCGCATCAAAAATTGCAGCACACGCGGGAGACATTGTAAAGGGAATCAAAGGCGCAAAAGAAAGAGACAACGAGCTTTCAAAAGCAAGAAAAAAACTAAATTGGGATAGACAGACAGAATTGGCAATAGACCCCGAAATATTGAAAAAGTTTCGTTTGGAAAGAAAACCAAAAATGTCGGAAGTATGTACTATGTGTGGAGATTATTGCGCAATAAAAATAGTAGAAGATGCAATAAAAAAACATAAATAAACAAAAGGACAGAATGCAAAGAAAAACTAAAATAATAGAAAGTATTGATGGAGAAATTTTTGATATTGAACTATCTGAAGACCTTCTTAAAAAGAATAAAGAAATAGCTAAAGAGAATAAAAAGTTATTGGAAAAACATAATATATTAGCAATTGATATTATGGGAGCAATAGGAGCCGGGAAAACTACTTTAATAACAAAAATAGTAAGTATTTTAAGTAAAAAATACAAAATTGCCGTTCTATGCGGAGACTTAACAACAACTCTTGATGCAGATATTATTAAATCTGCAGGAGCAGAAGTAATTCAGATAAATACGGGGAAAGAATGCCATTTAGATGCCAATCTTGTAAGAAAGGCAATAAAAGAACTTCCTTTAAATAAAATTGATTTATTAATTATTGAAAATGTAGGGAATCTTATATGTCCCGGAGAATTTGTACTCGGAACACACAAAAGAATGGTAGTCGTTTCCGTGACGGAAGGACCTTTTATGGTTGTAAAACATCCTTATATCTTTATGGAAGCTAATATAGGAGTAATTAATAAAATAGAATTGAAAGATGTAATGGGTGTAGAACCTAAAAAATTACAATCTGCTATGAAAAAGATAAAACCCGGTATAAAAGTTTTTGAAACCAGTGCACGAAAAAACATAGGCGTTGAACTTCTCGCCACTTTCATTAGTAAGTTATTAAAATAAAAACTTCTTTAATCACATATACAAAATGCACGAATTCACAATTGCAAAAGAAATTGTTATGCATTTAAATGAATTTAAAAAACGGCAAGATAAGCTAACAATAATTGGTCTAAATATTGAACTTGGAGAATTTACATTTGCAAACGAAGAACAAATTAAGTTCTGGCTAAAAGAATTGCTAAAAAACACAAATAAAACCAATCTTAAGATTAATATAAAAAGAATAAAACCTGTTGTTTATTGTAATAAGTGTGGTTATAGTGGAAATATAAAATTTTCCGCTGACCCTGTATATCATTTTTTATTACCTGATTTGAGATGTAAAAAATGCAATTCCAAGAAGATTGATTTAATAAAAGGGCGGGAGTGTAATCTGAAAAGCGTAAAGGTAAAAAAAATCCCACGAAAAAAGAAAGGCTTACTTTAATTCTGTTTGTGCAAGTTTTTGGTACAGATTTCCTGCTTTTATAAGTTCTTCGTGAGTCCCTTCTTCTATTATTTTACCCTCATTCATAACAATTATGCGATGCATATTCTGGACAGTTGATAATCTGTGTGCTATAACTATTGCAGTCCTGTTTGCAAGTAATTTTTGTATAGCTTCCTGTAATTTAGACTCCGTTACATTATCCAGGTGAGAAGTGGCTTCATCAAATATAAGAATCGGTGGATTTTTATAAAGTGCACGGGCAATTGCCAGTCTTTGCCTTTCTCCTCCCGATAATTTTATTCCCCTCTCCCCTATTACAGTATCATATTTTAGCGGCATCTTGTTAATGAATTCATCTGCATTTGCAAGCTTAGCAGAAGAAACAACTCTATCATAGTCTATGGAAGAAAAACCATAAGCAATATTATTTGCCACAGTATCATTAAATAGGATAGGATCCTGTGTAACAAGCCCAATAAGACTTCGCAATTCTTTAATATATACCTGTTTAATATCAATATCGTCAATTGTAATAAGGCCTTTTGTCGGGTCATAAAACCTAAGCAACAATTCAGTAAGTGTAGATTTCCCTGCCCCGGATGGGCCTACAAGAGCTATATTTTCGCCTTTATCTATTTTTAGCGATATATCACTTAATACAATTTGGGGCGCTTCATAACTAAATTGCACGTTATGAAACTTAATTTGTTTATTAAAATCAAGATGTATAGGGTTAGATATTTCCGTAATAGTGGGTTTAATATCTAAAATTTTATTTATTCTTATTATAGCCTGAGTTCCTTCCTGTAACTTAACATTTGCCATAGGTAATTGCCTTAATGATTCCATAATTGATAAGGCGCAGGCAAGAAAAACAAGAAATCTGTCCGGTGTAAGACTCTTAACAACAAGGATTTCATAACTTCCATAACCTATTATTATACAGGAACCAATAGCCGTTATCATTTCTGCCAAAGGAATTCCTATCAAACCTACTCTTTCAAATTTTAGAGCGGATTTGAGATAACTTTGAGTAGATTTGAAAAACTTGGCTTTCTCAATGGGTTCCGATAAAAAAGCTTTTACTATTTTGATTCCGCCTACAATTTCGCCAAGTAAACTTATAATTTTCCCCATATCTTCCTGAACGTTATTGCTTTTTTCTCTTAATTTTTTGGCAAGTTTATTCAAAATATACCCAAATAAAGGGAAAATTACGATACTTATCAACATAAGATGCCATGATATATAGGCAGCAAAGCAAAGAAAAACGAAAATAAGCAATAATTGCCTTAAATACGCAAGCATTCCATCTTTAATTGAATCACGAATTTTGGATATATCATTGGTTAACCTTGAAATTATTATACCTGTTTTTGTACCGTGGAAATAATCAAGAGAAAGCTTTTCTAAATGAGAATATGTTTTATTTCTTATATCTTTAGTTATATTTTCTTCTACTGATACC includes:
- a CDS encoding C25 family cysteine peptidase, encoding MWLFLLILTGNLTTTNPVPTKTTPQAKQSQGIVPQQNQTTAKDKDKKIQGNVGPVNGTTISKKTQEDVSNSPRTIEVLNSSKSGIDFIYNTGEIYETSPYILNADVQPEAGKPALPVTYVTIGIPIGAKVEIQFEELKGEETRNKEVPPLQDFTSKEKDKTLYAQDIFWPSKVVEIAERNIYRGQEIIKLRINPIRYNPVRKTMAINKSLKVHLKFSGGSGTYRQDKIFENTFKAVLLNYEQAKNWRLSSPLKSSRKYSTGSWYKIEVSAEGIYKIDRNQLNSVGIGRIDPTTIKIYNGGSKMVTNFGDSLIEIPISILPDTSILFYATVLAGYGKNESEYFNPFTNTNIYWLTYGESQGKRDSLESSGSGTAASYFGDTLHIEQDNECPAKCGLSWVWERIEREPGTHSIAKNYTFNATGVYSTSCNITVAVYGWYTDMSSGAKERSDTMRHRIKIYLNNTEIMDKKWIGPNEYPQKTFEGVASSLKEGQNTLKFEVVKDDSSTDKDILFFDWFEVRYSKSYRASNGELKFHGKDKFTITDFQESPIIFNISNPLHPVKVYGSSFANGTAEFYGTEGNYYASCRYKSISSIKTESPYNLRNKTAVVKNIIISPSDFMEYAIRLKDYRNNYGMATEVVALNDIYNNFSWGLSSSPYAIKNFLTYAYDNWGEPGYCLLLGAGTFAYKSDVPKNRIPAREEGYKVGEYGYPPQSNYCWDDWFTDRDFAIGRITAKSKEEASNAVDKLIKYETSQGVWQNRVLLISDDEYPDRDMFVANLERCANMLPKEYDAFKVYSMNYPLEGTVKPRAENDIIRNIDKGMYMTLASGHGNLYLFCHEVLFYNPRDIDALNNSVKNPIWQFWSCGVGCFDRIDDDCMADYLQKVYNKGAIASVASTRTTGGSSGMDTLLISLLLKQKLNTLGQGMYGRSLAKDLQVNENLFADPATRLPERVISVEIDSFSNVIRGGEKLIVKGKAPGAKFAFITVRSSEYTYTYNYNSISYAGITGSTKYKMRGRMLMGPDQKPFQLIDDILFEGVTEVKNGVWEQEFFIPELDSIQDTLICGDQAKISVFAWNGNLCGNTYKDISAKWGKGNIKDITGPKITMAANGKTIKLGEPDTFFTVPGQFTFSATLEDESGINIFNRITPLNLVLALKIKSGKLLDFNVQLADYFQYDVGSCTRGRVSYQLDLTEKIDTLVFQASDNLGNTSVTTAILRIEPASELTLTKVMNFPNPVRGEHTEFHFFLSKQSSVTIKIYTVSGRFIKTIESAALLPGSNKIYWDTRDKLGNRVANGIYMYKINAVSEGSTREEISKVYKLMILR
- a CDS encoding acyl-CoA dehydrogenase, with the translated sequence MDFELNADQKMLQEMIRKFAKAEIEPMAAEIDREAKFPKGNIKKLGKLGLMGVVVPEMYGGAGFDFFSLAIVVEELSKVCPSTGVIVAVHNALICYSIYNFGTEEQKKKWLPSLCKGDKIGAIGITEPNAGSDVAGMESTAVLDGDNYILNGTKRFITNAGEASIFIIFAYTNKELKHKGISAFVVERDTPGFTIGKHEDLMGMRGTSNSELMFENVKIPKTNILGKEGDGFKICMHLLDVSRIDIGAQALGVAEGAFDTAIKYAKERKVFEKPIAEFQLIQAMITEMATQIEAARWLVYYAAYCKDSGIPKFSRYSAMAKFFASETAVNVSRKALQIHGGYGYTKDYPIERFYRDAKILEIYEGTSEIQKLVIARDILK
- a CDS encoding polymer-forming cytoskeletal protein — encoded protein: MKEPRATITNIIGVGTIVNGRLKVEGSIRVDGTVEGNLDVTEAIIIGKTGKVRGDIHAKEFMLAGSIDGNIFIGGRAEFGTGSRLKGDIKCKQLIIEEGVMFDGNCSMSDREMQAKPQFFKGQRERSTAGAIDLD